CTCGGTGACGTCGCTGATGCCGAACAGCATCGAGGTGTTGCCGCCGCCCGACCCCCCGTACATGTACGCGGCACGGGCACGGGCAGCCAGCGTGTCGCGGGCGCCGTCGAGGTCCTCGCGGGTCTGGGCCAGGTGCTGCTGGGTGCGTTCGAGGTCGGCGGTCGTCGCCCCGAGGGTCGCGTCGGCCTCCGACAGCGCCGCCTGGGCGGTGTACAGCTCGCCGGTCAGGGCCTGCAGGCGGGTGTCGAGCGCCGCCTGGCGCGCCTGGGACTCCTCGAGGTCGCTCATGGTCACCGACCGGCGCCCATCGAGCTGGCGCAGGTCGCCGCGCACGCTGTCCAGCCGGTCGTGGACCGCGTCCAGCTGCGACCGGGGTGAGGAGACGGCGATCCCGCCGGTCAACGGCAGCAGCAGGCCGGTCACGCAGAGCAGCGTCACCACGCGTCGGCCCCGACGCTCATTCATCCTGACCCCAGGCACGCGGACAACCATAGTGGCACCCAGTCACGTCTGGCAACCGCAACAACTCCAGCAACAGGACCCCGGCCCACCCGGGTGTGGCTGCCGGCACTAGACCGCCAGGAACCGTCGCAGGGACACGAAGGAGGCCATGGCCGCGATCCCCGCCCCGACCAACATCAAGATCGGCACCACGCTCAGGAAGTCGTCCGTGCCCACGAACGGCACGAAGAAGATCTGCTGGCGCAGCCCGTCGACCAGCGTCTGCAGCCCCACGTAGAGCAGGAGGCTCGCCAGGGTCGCCCCCAGCACGCCGGCGACCACCCCCTCCAGCACGAAGGGCAGCCGGATGTACCAGTTGGTCGCCCCCACCAGCTTCATGATCCCGGTCTGCTCACGCCGCGCGAACGCCGTGATGCGGATGGTGTTGAAGATCAGCGCCACGGCCGCGCCGAGCTGCAGAAGCGCGACCACCAGGGCGCCGTTGCGCAGCGCCTCCATGACGGAGAAGAACCGCTCGAGGACGTCGCGCTGGTCAACGACCTCGTCCACGCCGGGATACCCGGAGAACTGGGAGGCCACCACGGCATACTGCTCGGGGTCGGTCAGCTGGACCCGGAACGAGGCCGGCAGGTCGTCGGGGGTCACGCTGTCCTGCATGACCGGGTCGTCGGCGAAGATCTCCTGGAAGTGGGCGAACGTGTCCTCTTTGGACTCGTAGAGGACGTCCTCCACGACCGGGCTGCCGACCAGGTCCTCGTGCAGCGAGTCGCGGGTGCTCGCCGCGATGCCGTCCTGGAGGAAGATGGAGACCTCCACCTGGGCGTAGAACAGGTCCCGGGCGAGGTCGACCTGCTTCTGCACCAGCAGGGCCGCGCCGAGCAGCGCGAGGCTCACCGTCACCGTCACGATGGTGGCGACGATCATCAGGGTGTTGCGCCGCAGGCCCGTGGTGAGCTCGGCGACGAGGTAGCGGCCCCTAGGACCCATAGCCGTACACCCCGCGCGTCTGGTCGCGGACGAGCACCCCGTCCGACAGCTCCACCACCCGCCGACGCATCGAGTCGACGATGTGCTGGTCGTGGGTGGCCATCACCACGGTCGTCCCCGTGCGGTTGATGCGGTCGAGCAGCTTCATGATCCCGACGCTGGTCGTGGGGTCGAGGTTGCCGGTGGGCTCGTCGCAGAGCAGGATGCGCGGGCGGTTGACGAACGCCCGGGCGACCGACACGCGCTGCTGCTCCCCCCCGGACAGCTCGTGCGGCATCGCATCGTGCTTGTGGCCGAGCCCGACGAGGTCGAGCACCTCGGGGACGGTCTCGCGGATGGCGCTGCGGGGCTTGCCGATGACCTCGAGCGCGAACGACACGTTCTCCGCGACGGTCTTGTTGTCGAGCAGCTTGAAGTCCTGGAACACACAGCCGAGCTCGCGTCGCAGGGCGGGGATGCGCCAGGTCTTCAGGCTGTTCAGCCGCTTGCCGGCGACGAAGATCTCCCCGGTGTCGGGGTTCTCGTCCTTCAGCAGCAGCTTGATGAACGTGCTCTTGCCCGACCCCGAGGCGCCCACCAGGAAGACGAACTCACCCTTGACGATCTCCAGGGTGACGTCCTTCAGCGCGACCACACTGTTCTTGTAGGTCTTGGTGACGTTGTCGAGTCGGATCACAGGGGTGGCCTCGCGCCTACCGGCGGGGGATCGGGAGAGGGCAGCGCAGGCCCGGACATCGGACGACGCATCAACGGCGAAGCGTAGCACCGGAGTCCTCCCGCAACCACGAGGCGCCCCTGGCCGTCGGGGCGGTGGCCCGGCGCCGGTCCCCTACTCCGATGACGTCTCGCCATCGCTCTTGCGGTCGCTGTCGCCCCGGGCCTTCCACTGCAGGTACGCGGCGATGAACGGGTCGAGGTCGCCGTCCAGGACGTCGGAGGTGTTGCCGGTCTCCTGCCCCGTGCGATGGTCCTTGACCATCTGATAGGGGTGCAGGACGTACGAGCGGATCTGGCTGCCCCAGGCCACCTCCTGCTGCTCGCCGCGCACGGCGTCCAGCTCCTCCTCCCGCTTCTGGCGCTCCAGCTCGGCGAGCTTGGCGCGCAGCAACGTCATCGCCGTGGCCTTGTTCTGCAGCTGGCTGCGCTCGTTCTGGCAGGCCACGACGATGCCGGTCGGCAGGTGCGTGAGCCGCACCGCGGAGTCTGTCGTGTTGACCCCCTGCCCGCCTGGACCCGAGGACCGGTAGACGTCGACGCGCAGGTCGTCCTCGCCGACCGTCACGTCGGTGTCCACCTCGTCGAGCAGCGGCACGACATCGAGGCTGGCGAACGCGGTGTGGCGACGCTTCTGCGCGTCGAACGGGCTGATCCGCACCAACCGGTGCACGCCCCGCTCGGCGTGCAGCAGCCCGTACACCCGTGGTCCGTGCACGGTGAACGTCGCCGAGCGGATCCCCGCCTCGTCGCCCTCCTGCTCGTCGTGGAGATCGACCTTGAAGCCGCGGCGCTCGGACCAGCGCAGGACCATGCGCTCCAGGGTCTCCGCCCAGTCCTGGGAGTCGGTGCCGCCGGCACCCGCGTGCACCGTGACCACGGCGTCGCGGTTGTCGTGCTCCCCCGAGAGCAGCACCCGGATCTCCAGGTCCGCCAGCGCGTGCGCCAGCACGGACAGTCCCTCGTCCACCTCGGTGGCGGTCGCCTCGTCGTCCTCCTCGCGGGCGAGGTCGTTCAGCACGGACAGGTCGGACAGCCGGGCGGAGAAGTCCTCGACCACGCGGATGTCGTCCTCGACCGCGGACAGCTCCCCCATCACCCGCTGGGCGGTGGCGGGGTCGTCCCAGAGGTCGGGTGACGCGGCGGCGGCGTTCAGCTCGGTCAGCCGGCGACGCTTGCCGTCGACGTCAAAGGTACTCCTTCACGTCGGCGAGCTTCGCCTCGTACTCCGCGAGCGTCGCACGGTGATCGGTGGCCACGGCACATCTCCTCGAATCGCGTCCTGCGAGCGTAGCGCCCGCCACCTCACATCGTGCGGCGGGCCTCCGCCACGGGCGCCGCGACCAGCTCGGCCAGTGCGTGCAGCAGCCGGCGCGCCGCCGCCTCGTCCGCCACGTCGTCGGCCAGGCGCAGGAACAGCGCGTGGGCCCCGTCCCAGACGGTCGTGGGCACGTTGGACACCCCGCACTCGTCGCGCGCCTCCTGGTGCCACAGCCCGACCTCCGCGCGCCACCGCTCCGCGTCGGCGGTGAAGGCGTCGAGGTCCAGGCCCACCTTGGAGCCGAGCGCCAACCACGCCTCCACGCTCGACACCTCCTCGTCGTGGTCGTGCACCGCGCCGAACGCCGCGTCGATGAATGCCGCGTGGACGTGCGGTCCCGCGTCGCGGGCGAGCTCACCGAGGGCGAGGAGCTCCAGGCCGGTGCTCGGCTGCTCGCGATCCCACGGGCTCGACTCGGCGTCCTGCGAGTACGGCCGGACCTCCACGCCTGCCCGCTCCGGCAGCAGCGACAGCCACTTCCAGGCCCGGTAGCTGGCCGGGTCCTGGAAGTCGAGGTAGATGGCGGTGAGGTTCAACACGGCGACAAAGTCCTATCCCGCAAGCGGCTGCGGTAACCCGACCTGCCTCCCCTATGCTCGTCGTCCACCATGAACCATATCGGTGACTACGCCCTGCTCGGGGACTGCCACTCCGAAGCCGTAGGGCCCTGTAGGGCCCGCAGCCGGTCGGCTACAGTGATGAGCAGCCGGGCGCGGGGGGGGGGGGGGCGGCNNNNNNNNNNGGTCGCGCAGCGACCGCCCCCCAGGATCCGAGGAGACGCCCATGACGCCGCTCATCGACGCCACGGAGATGTATCTCCGCACGGTGTGGGAGCTCGAGGAGGAGCGCATCACCCCGATCCGCGCCCGGCTCGTCGAACGCCTCGGGCTCTCCGCGCCCGCGGTCAGCGAGACGGTCGCGCGCCTCGAGGACGAGGGGCTGATGCGCATCGGCGCCGACCGCACCCTGGCCCTGACCGACAAGGGCCGGGAGCTCGCCACCAGCGTGATGCGCAAGCACCGCCTCGCCGAGCTGCTGCTGACCGAGGTCATCGGGATGGACTGGACCCACGTCCACAACGAGGCGTGCCGCTGGGAGCACGTCATCTCCGACGCGGCGGAGGCGCGCATCGCCGCGGTCCTCGGCGACCCGGCGCTCTGCCCCTACGGCAACCCCATCCCCGGCTCCAGCACCACGGTCGAGCCCGTCGAGCTCATCACGATGACCGACGCCGCCAAGCAGGGCGACGAGGCGCTCATCCAGCGCATCTCCGAGCGCCTGCAGGTGGACGTCGACGCGCTGGCGTTCATCCGTGACCACGAGCTGCTGCCCGGCCGGCGGCTCGGGCTGTCCGCGGACGGCGGGTTCGTGGTCGTCGACGGGGGTCGGGTCCGGGTGCCGACCGCGATCGCTGACCTGGTCTACGTCTCCACCGCCCCATGACGGGTGGCCCACCGCCCGACGACCGGGTCTTCGAGGTGCACAGGGGTGGCAAGATCTCGATCGCCACCAAGCTGGCGGTGACCACCCGCGAGGACCTGGCGGTGGTCTACACGCCCGGGGTCGCCCGCGTGTGCTCGGCCATCGCCGAGGACGCGAGCCTCGCGCGCACCCTCACGATCAAGGGCAACAGCGTCGCGGTCGTCACCGACGGGTCGGCGGTGCTGGGCCTGGGCGACATCGGGCCGGCGGCGGCGATGCCGGTGATGGAGGGCAAGGCGATGCTGCTCAAGGACTTCGCCGGCGTCGACGCCTACCCGATCTGCCTGGACGAACGCGATCCCGACCGGCTGGTGGACATCATCGCCGCGCTCTCGGTGGGCTTCGGGGGCATCAACCTGGAGGACATCTCGGCTCCGCGGTGCTTCGAGGTCGAGGGCAAGCTCCGCCAGCGCCTGGACATCCCGGTGTTCCACGACGACCAGCACGGCACCGCCGTGGTGGTCCTGGCTGCGCTGCACAACGCGGTGCGCCTGGTGGGCAAGGAGGTCGGGCCGGACCTGCGGGTGGTCGTCCAGGGCATCGGGGCGGCGGGCATCGCGGTGTCGAACCTGCTGATGGCGGCCGGGGTGGTCGACCTCGTCGGGGTCGACCAGGCCGGCATCGTCACGCAGCGACGCAAGTCCGCCCGTGACCCGATCTTCCGCCGGTTCGGCAAGCAGAGCAACCCCCGCAACCTCGAGGGCGACAAGGAGGTCGCGCTGGAGGGGGCGGACGTCTTCGTCGGGCTGTCCGCAGGCGACACCATCACGAGCACGCACCTCGGCCTCATGGCCGAGGACGCCATCGTGTTCGCCATGGCCAACCCGGTGCCCGAGATCGATCCCGTCCTGGCCCGCCGGCACGCGGCGGTCGTGGCCACGGGCCGCAGCGACGAGCCGAACCAGATCAACAACGTCCTGTGCTTCCCCGGCCTGTTCCGCGGGCTGCTCGACTGCCGGGCCCGTGAGGTCAACGACGACCTGAAGCTCGCGGCCGCCGCGGCCATCGCCGCCATCGTCGGCGAGGCCCGCTCCCCCGAGTACGTGATCCCCTCCCCGTTCGACCGCGCGGTCGTGCCCGCGGTGGCCCAGGCGGTCGCCGAGGCCGCCGAGGCCACGGGGGCGGCTCGCGTCGCCGCCGACCCGTCGTGAACACGGCCGTGGCGGACCTGCGCACAGCGGTGGCGGCCCGTTCGCCCATCGACGAGCGCGAGGCGGACTCGGTCGTGCGCTTCGTGGGGGCTCTGGACCGCCTGGCCGCGCCGTTCGACGAGGCCGCCGATCCCACCCATGTCACCGGCTCGGCGATCGTGGTCGGCCCCAGGGGGGTCCTCCTGCACCGCCACAAGCGCCTGGGCATCTGGATGCAGCCCGGCGGCCACGTCGAGCGCGGTGAGACGCCGTCGGAGGCCGCCGCCCGCGAGACCGTCGAGGAGACCGGTGTGTCGGTCGCCCACCCGCCCGCCGGACCGCGCCTGGTGCACGTCGACGTGCACGCCGCTCCCCGCGGGCACACCCACCTCGACGTGCGCTACCTGGTGCACGCCGGGGACGTGGCGCCCGCGCCACCGGCCGGCGAGAGCCAAGCCGTGTCGTGGTTCACCTGGACCGACGCCGTCGCGGTCGCCGACCCCGCCCTGGTCGGCGCACTGCGGGCCGTCCGGGCCCTGGGCGCCGCTCCCAGCGGGTAGCGGCGGGCGTCACCCGCCGCGCGGGATCCCCTGCTGCAGGGGGTCGGCGTCGGCGGGTCGCACGGACCCTGCTCCGGGGGGTCGTGCCGGCGGCAGCGGGACCACGCGGTGCAGGCGCCCCTCGGCCAGGGCGACGCCGAGGATGACCACCGCGGCGCCCGCGAAGAGGTTCCACCCGACGGGCTCGGACAGGACCGCCACGCCCAGGAGCACAGCCACCACGGGGATGAGGTAGGTGACCATCGACGTGCTGGTCGCCCCCGCGTCCGCGATCAGGCGGTAGTAGAGCAGGTAGGCGACCCCGGTGCCGACCGCGCCCAGCACGGCGACGGCGCCCACGACGGTGCCGGTCAGGGCCACCTCGCCGCGGGCGAGCAGCGGCGCGGCGACCCACAGCAGCACCGCGGCACACCCCAGCTGCCCCGCAGCCAGGCTGACGGGCGGGAGACCGCTGCCGGAGACGAACCGGCGGGTGTAGACGAACGCGATCGCGTAGCAGCAGGAGGCCCCGAGGCACGCCAGCTGCCCGCTCACCGAGCTCGTGAGCGGGTTGCTGTCCCAGGGCCCCACCACCAGGATCACGCCGACCAGCCCCAGCGCCAGGCCGAGGACACGTGCCGGCGAGAGCCGCTCCTGCGGCAGGAGGGCGACGGCGAAGACGAGGGTGAACAGCGGTGTCGAGCCGTTGAGGACCCCGGCGAGTCCCGAGGTGATCCGCTGCTCGCCGTAGCCGAACAGGAAGAACGGCACGATGTTGGCGACCACGCCGAGCACCACCAGGTGGCCCCAGAGCCTGAGGCCACGGGGCAGCGGCTGGCGCCGCACCGCCAGGATGGCCCAGAGCACGAGCGCCCCGGCCGACACCCGGCCGACCACGATCTGCAGCGGGCTCAAGCCCTCCAGCGCCAGCTTGATCAGCAGGAAGCTCGCGCCCCACGCCAGGGCGAGCGCCCCGAGCCGTGCGAAGCTCGCCCGGCTCACCGGGCTTCGGTGTCCCCGGCCGGGACCTCCTCGAGCCAGTCGGCCACGACGGCGGTGATCTCGTCGAGGATCTCGCCGGGCCCACGACCGTCGACCTTGCGGACCGCGAAGGCGTGGTCTGCCCCGGCAACCACGTGGACCTCCGAGTCGACGTGGGCCAGTCGCGCCCGTCGCTCGCGTTCCAGCAGCGCGAGGTCGCACAGGGGATCGCGGTCGCCCTGCACGAACAGCAGCGGCACGGTCAGGTCGCCCCAGTGGTCGGTGCGCAGGCGCTCCGGACGGCGGGCGGCGTGCAGGGGATAGCCCAGCAGGACCAGGCCGGCGCACGGCTGGCCCGTGGCGGCGACGCGACTGGCGATCCGCCCGCCCATTGAGCGTCCCCCGAGCACCAAGGCGCGCCCCCCCATCTCGCGCCTCGCCACGCCGACCGCGTCGAGGAACGCCGCCTCCAGACGCGCCGGGGGGTCAGGGGGTTTGCGGCCCGCCTCCGCGTAGGCGAAGTTGAAGGTGAGGACCGGGTGCCCGCGGTCCGCGAGGCCCCGTCCGACGGCCAGCAGCACCGGGTTCGTGATGTCCGTCCCGGCTCCGTGCCCGAGCACCAGGCCGACCCGCCCGGTGTCGCGGCGCGGCTGCCAGAGGACCGCGCTCGTATGCGCCACCGCCTGAGGTGGCCGCAACGGCACGCGCAGACGACGGGTTCGAGCAGGGGACACGCCAGGCTCCGGAAGGGGGCGGGGACCGTTCGCGGGATGCTACCGCTTGCCACGGCGGCAGCGGGCCGAGCACACCACCCCCGCGCACGCTACCGTCGCGGGCGGAGCACTGACCCACGTCGAGGGGGTTCAAGACGCACATGAGGCGCGTGGTGGTCGCAGCGGTGCTGGTGCTCGTCGCGTACGTGGGCGTCACCTTCGCCCAGGTCTGGCAAGCCTCCCTGCGTGACGAGGCCGGACCGGTGCAGGCGATCGTGGTGCTGGGCGCGGCCCAGTACGACGGACGGCCCTCCCCCGCGCTGCAGGCCCGGCTCGACCACGCCGCCGACCTCTACGACCAGGGGCACGCACCGGTGGTGTGGGTCACGGGCGGGCAGCGTCCCGGTGACCGCACCACCGAGGGCAAGAGCGGCTACGACTACCTGCGAGCCCGGGGTCTGCCCGACGAGGTACTCCAGATCGAGAACCAGGGCCGCAGCACCTGGGAGTCGCTGGCGGCCACCGCCCGCTTCCTGCACGAGCGGGACACCACCGACGTGCTCCTGGTGTCCCACCCCTACCACTCGTACCGCATCGCCGGCATCGCCCGGCAGCTGGGGCTGACCGCCCACGTGTCGCCGACGACGGTCCACTCGGCCCGCGGGCTCGAGCCCGCGCGGGCGCTGGCCCGGGAGACCGCCGCCGTCGCGATCGGCCGGCTGGTGGGCTACCGCCGTCTCACCGGCCTCGACGAGCGGCTCCCGGACCGCATTCCGCGCGCTGCCGCCGGTGCGCTCACGGCCACACCAGGCACGGCCACAGATAAGGGTGCATTGTGAACCGACGTGCCCTGAGACGTGAATCGCTGGAGCGCCAGCGGAGGCGATTCTCCGCTGTGCCGGGTGTGGCGGTCGCGCAGCGACCGCCCTGGGTGCCGACACGTGAATCGCCGGAGCTTGCGGAGGAGATGCTCTGCTGCGCCGGGTGGGGCGGTCGCGCAGCGACCGCCCTGAGAATGCTGATCTTGGTGCTGTGCGCCGCGGCGCTGGCCGCGTGCGACGACGGCGGCGAGCCCCCCGGCGACAGCGCGGAGGTGACCGAAGCGGCGGAGGACGCCGATCCCCCACCCGAGCCCGACCCCGATCCCGACCCCGACCCCGCCGAGGAGATCGAGCCCGAGCGCGCGGAGCCCGCCGAGCCCCCGGTGCCGGCCGGGGACGCCGAGGGCTTGGCCCGCCAGATCGCCGAGGCGGAGCAGGTGATCCGCAGCGACGGTGCCGGCGACGCGCAGATCGCGACCGCCGCCCACGTCCAGCAGGCCGCCGCCCGGCACCTGGCGCGCTCCCCCGGGCTGCGCGACCAGGTGCTCCCGCTGGTGCCCGAGGCCCTGCGTGGGCCCGTGGCGGCCCACGTCGAGGCGGCGACCGACCTCGGCGCGCTGACCACGCCGCAGCCGGAGCTCCCGGCCTGGCGGATCGTGGCGCCACCGCCCCCAGGGCAGCTGCTGGCGCACTATCGGGAGGCGCAGGAGGCCTTCGGCGTCGAATGGGAGTACCTCGCCGCGATCCACATGGTGGAGACGCGGATGGGACGGATCCAGGGCACCAGCTCGGCCGGCGCACAGGGCCCCATGCAGTTCATGCCGGGGACGTGGGCGGCCTACGGGGAGGGCGACATCAACAACCCGCGGGACGCGATTCTCGGCGCGGGCCGCTACCTGGCGGCCAACGGCGCGCCCGCCACCATGGACAACGCCCTGTTCCGCTACAACAACAGCAACGCCTACGTCCGGGCGATCACGACCTACGCCGGGCAGATGCAGGCCGATCCGCGGACGTTCCAGGGCTACTACCGCTGGCAGGTGTACTACCGCCACGTGGACGGCGACCGGCTGCTGCCGGTCGGCTACGACGGCGCCACCTGAGCCCTCCTACAGGTCGAGGCGGCCATCCACGACCTCGCGCGCGACGTCGTGCAGCTTGCGGTTGGACCCGCGGGCGTGGCCCCGGAGCAGACCGAAGGCCTGGTTCAGGTCCAGGTCCTTGCGGGCGGTGAGCATGCCCTTGGCCTGCTCGATCACGATGCGGCTGTCCAGGGCGTGCTGCAGCTGCTCGGCCAGGCGCTTGGTCTGCTGCAGCTGCTGGGCGTGGAGGATGTAGCCGGTGGCCATGTCAGCCAGCAGCCGGGCGGCCGCCACGTCCTCGTCGGTCCAGGTGCGCACCTGCGTGTGGTACAGGTTGAGGGCGCCGATGCACTCGTCGCCGACCGCCAACGGGATGCCGGCCGCCGACGCCATGCCCGCCTCCAGGGCCGCGGGCGTGAAATCCCTCCACTGCACAGCCGTGCGCAGGTCCTCGATGATCACCGCCTTGCGCTGCTGATGCGCCTCGTGGCAAGGGCCCTCGCCCGCGCGGGTCTGTATCTGCTCCACGCGGGCGATGCGCTCGTCGGTGGCCGTGACGAACTGCAGCACGTCGTGGTCGTCGGCGAGGGAGACGCCCGCACCGTGGATCCCGAGGATGCTCGCGACGTGGTCGCTCAGCAGGTCGAGCGTGTGGCCGATGTCGTAGTCGCGGACCATCGTGCGCACGAACTCGTCCAAGGCAGCATGCAGTCGCGCCTGGTCGGGCATGGCTGGGACCTTCCTGGGCGCGCGAATCTGGCGAGTGCCAGGGGTGCACCAGGAAAGCGCCGGACCCAAGGCAAGCCGCCGAGCCACGCGCCGAAACTGATGCGAATGCTGCGAAGGCGAGACGCATGGTCCAGGCATCCCGTACCCCA
The genomic region above belongs to Egibacteraceae bacterium and contains:
- the ftsX gene encoding permease-like cell division protein FtsX → MGPRGRYLVAELTTGLRRNTLMIVATIVTVTVSLALLGAALLVQKQVDLARDLFYAQVEVSIFLQDGIAASTRDSLHEDLVGSPVVEDVLYESKEDTFAHFQEIFADDPVMQDSVTPDDLPASFRVQLTDPEQYAVVASQFSGYPGVDEVVDQRDVLERFFSVMEALRNGALVVALLQLGAAVALIFNTIRITAFARREQTGIMKLVGATNWYIRLPFVLEGVVAGVLGATLASLLLYVGLQTLVDGLRQQIFFVPFVGTDDFLSVVPILMLVGAGIAAMASFVSLRRFLAV
- the ftsE gene encoding cell division ATP-binding protein FtsE, with the translated sequence MIRLDNVTKTYKNSVVALKDVTLEIVKGEFVFLVGASGSGKSTFIKLLLKDENPDTGEIFVAGKRLNSLKTWRIPALRRELGCVFQDFKLLDNKTVAENVSFALEVIGKPRSAIRETVPEVLDLVGLGHKHDAMPHELSGGEQQRVSVARAFVNRPRILLCDEPTGNLDPTTSVGIMKLLDRINRTGTTVVMATHDQHIVDSMRRRVVELSDGVLVRDQTRGVYGYGS
- the prfB gene encoding peptide chain release factor 2 (programmed frameshift); amino-acid sequence: MKEYLDVDGKRRRLTELNAAAASPDLWDDPATAQRVMGELSAVEDDIRVVEDFSARLSDLSVLNDLAREEDDEATATEVDEGLSVLAHALADLEIRVLLSGEHDNRDAVVTVHAGAGGTDSQDWAETLERMVLRWSERRGFKVDLHDEQEGDEAGIRSATFTVHGPRVYGLLHAERGVHRLVRISPFDAQKRRHTAFASLDVVPLLDEVDTDVTVGEDDLRVDVYRSSGPGGQGVNTTDSAVRLTHLPTGIVVACQNERSQLQNKATAMTLLRAKLAELERQKREEELDAVRGEQQEVAWGSQIRSYVLHPYQMVKDHRTGQETGNTSDVLDGDLDPFIAAYLQWKARGDSDRKSDGETSSE
- a CDS encoding metal-dependent transcriptional regulator, producing the protein SRSDRPPGSEETPMTPLIDATEMYLRTVWELEEERITPIRARLVERLGLSAPAVSETVARLEDEGLMRIGADRTLALTDKGRELATSVMRKHRLAELLLTEVIGMDWTHVHNEACRWEHVISDAAEARIAAVLGDPALCPYGNPIPGSSTTVEPVELITMTDAAKQGDEALIQRISERLQVDVDALAFIRDHELLPGRRLGLSADGGFVVVDGGRVRVPTAIADLVYVSTAP
- a CDS encoding NADP-dependent malic enzyme → MTGGPPPDDRVFEVHRGGKISIATKLAVTTREDLAVVYTPGVARVCSAIAEDASLARTLTIKGNSVAVVTDGSAVLGLGDIGPAAAMPVMEGKAMLLKDFAGVDAYPICLDERDPDRLVDIIAALSVGFGGINLEDISAPRCFEVEGKLRQRLDIPVFHDDQHGTAVVVLAALHNAVRLVGKEVGPDLRVVVQGIGAAGIAVSNLLMAAGVVDLVGVDQAGIVTQRRKSARDPIFRRFGKQSNPRNLEGDKEVALEGADVFVGLSAGDTITSTHLGLMAEDAIVFAMANPVPEIDPVLARRHAAVVATGRSDEPNQINNVLCFPGLFRGLLDCRAREVNDDLKLAAAAAIAAIVGEARSPEYVIPSPFDRAVVPAVAQAVAEAAEATGAARVAADPS
- a CDS encoding NUDIX domain-containing protein, whose amino-acid sequence is MNTAVADLRTAVAARSPIDEREADSVVRFVGALDRLAAPFDEAADPTHVTGSAIVVGPRGVLLHRHKRLGIWMQPGGHVERGETPSEAAARETVEETGVSVAHPPAGPRLVHVDVHAAPRGHTHLDVRYLVHAGDVAPAPPAGESQAVSWFTWTDAVAVADPALVGALRAVRALGAAPSG
- a CDS encoding DMT family transporter; translated protein: MSRASFARLGALALAWGASFLLIKLALEGLSPLQIVVGRVSAGALVLWAILAVRRQPLPRGLRLWGHLVVLGVVANIVPFFLFGYGEQRITSGLAGVLNGSTPLFTLVFAVALLPQERLSPARVLGLALGLVGVILVVGPWDSNPLTSSVSGQLACLGASCCYAIAFVYTRRFVSGSGLPPVSLAAGQLGCAAVLLWVAAPLLARGEVALTGTVVGAVAVLGAVGTGVAYLLYYRLIADAGATSTSMVTYLIPVVAVLLGVAVLSEPVGWNLFAGAAVVILGVALAEGRLHRVVPLPPARPPGAGSVRPADADPLQQGIPRGG
- a CDS encoding alpha/beta fold hydrolase, whose translation is MAHTSAVLWQPRRDTGRVGLVLGHGAGTDITNPVLLAVGRGLADRGHPVLTFNFAYAEAGRKPPDPPARLEAAFLDAVGVARREMGGRALVLGGRSMGGRIASRVAATGQPCAGLVLLGYPLHAARRPERLRTDHWGDLTVPLLFVQGDRDPLCDLALLERERRARLAHVDSEVHVVAGADHAFAVRKVDGRGPGEILDEITAVVADWLEEVPAGDTEAR
- a CDS encoding YdcF family protein, which produces MRRVVVAAVLVLVAYVGVTFAQVWQASLRDEAGPVQAIVVLGAAQYDGRPSPALQARLDHAADLYDQGHAPVVWVTGGQRPGDRTTEGKSGYDYLRARGLPDEVLQIENQGRSTWESLAATARFLHERDTTDVLLVSHPYHSYRIAGIARQLGLTAHVSPTTVHSARGLEPARALARETAAVAIGRLVGYRRLTGLDERLPDRIPRAAAGALTATPGTATDKGAL
- a CDS encoding transglycosylase SLT domain-containing protein, with the protein product MLILVLCAAALAACDDGGEPPGDSAEVTEAAEDADPPPEPDPDPDPDPAEEIEPERAEPAEPPVPAGDAEGLARQIAEAEQVIRSDGAGDAQIATAAHVQQAAARHLARSPGLRDQVLPLVPEALRGPVAAHVEAATDLGALTTPQPELPAWRIVAPPPPGQLLAHYREAQEAFGVEWEYLAAIHMVETRMGRIQGTSSAGAQGPMQFMPGTWAAYGEGDINNPRDAILGAGRYLAANGAPATMDNALFRYNNSNAYVRAITTYAGQMQADPRTFQGYYRWQVYYRHVDGDRLLPVGYDGAT
- a CDS encoding GAF and ANTAR domain-containing protein, which encodes MPDQARLHAALDEFVRTMVRDYDIGHTLDLLSDHVASILGIHGAGVSLADDHDVLQFVTATDERIARVEQIQTRAGEGPCHEAHQQRKAVIIEDLRTAVQWRDFTPAALEAGMASAAGIPLAVGDECIGALNLYHTQVRTWTDEDVAAARLLADMATGYILHAQQLQQTKRLAEQLQHALDSRIVIEQAKGMLTARKDLDLNQAFGLLRGHARGSNRKLHDVAREVVDGRLDL